From Tissierellales bacterium, the proteins below share one genomic window:
- a CDS encoding sugar phosphate isomerase/epimerase family protein, with protein sequence MNKGGLCSITFRELSVNEIIELVKKAGLNGIEWGGDVHVPPGDFEKAKEVADATKKAGLDVVSYGSYYRVGIPNDISFETILETAVHLTAPSIRVWAGRLGSAKADDTYRKNVVEDAQRIAELAKEHNITIHFEYHGRTLTDTPESALALMKDVNHPNAKLYWQPAVGEAVDKRLESIEKVKPWLSHIHVFHWDELEKLPFNQGIDEWQQYINAINKSKGIGNKTRYFLMEFVKDDNPQQFLEDAKVLKKLLN encoded by the coding sequence ATGAATAAAGGCGGTTTATGTTCAATAACTTTTAGAGAATTGTCAGTTAATGAAATAATAGAATTAGTAAAAAAAGCAGGTTTAAATGGTATTGAATGGGGTGGTGATGTTCATGTTCCACCGGGAGATTTTGAAAAAGCTAAAGAAGTAGCAGATGCAACTAAAAAGGCTGGTTTAGATGTAGTTTCTTATGGTTCTTATTATAGAGTAGGAATTCCTAATGATATTTCTTTTGAAACTATATTAGAAACAGCTGTTCACTTGACGGCTCCTTCTATTCGTGTTTGGGCAGGTAGATTAGGTTCAGCTAAAGCAGATGATACTTATAGAAAAAATGTTGTAGAAGATGCTCAAAGAATTGCTGAATTAGCTAAAGAACATAATATTACAATCCATTTTGAATACCATGGTCGTACCTTAACAGATACTCCAGAAAGTGCCCTAGCTCTAATGAAAGATGTTAATCATCCTAATGCTAAACTATATTGGCAGCCAGCCGTTGGGGAAGCTGTAGATAAAAGATTAGAAAGTATTGAGAAAGTGAAACCTTGGTTATCACATATTCATGTATTCCACTGGGATGAATTAGAAAAATTACCTTTTAACCAAGGAATAGATGAATGGCAGCAATATATAAATGCTATTAACAAGTCAAAAGGAATAGGCAACAAAACAAGATACTTCCTTATGGAATTTGTTAAAGACGACAATCCACAACAATTTTTAGAAGATGCTAAAGTACTAAAAAAGTTGTTAAACTAG
- a CDS encoding hydroxyacid dehydrogenase, with amino-acid sequence MVKGLFILDKKVIDQVYPPNIKKEIEELADIIASPLSRDEVYENKEILKDVEVIFSSWGGPKLDADFLEAAPNLKALFYAAGSVKKIVTDASWKKGIKVMNANEANAVPVAEYTLSQILFSLKNGWQMVRKVRKTKTYPDWPHANIKGAFGSTVGLISLSTVGRKVNELLKYFDINVLAYDPFVDEKEAKELNVELCSLEDIFKRSDVVSLHSPLLEETKGMIKGKHIASMKENRVFINTARGAIVKELEMINVLKERPDLTAILDVTYPEPPEKDSDLFLLDNVVLTPHIAGSEGEETGRMGAYMLEEFKRYLNGEELKWEVTKEAFKHMA; translated from the coding sequence GTGGTTAAAGGATTATTTATTTTAGATAAAAAAGTCATTGATCAAGTTTATCCTCCAAATATAAAAAAGGAAATTGAAGAATTAGCAGATATTATAGCTTCTCCTCTTTCAAGAGATGAAGTATATGAAAATAAAGAGATTCTAAAAGATGTAGAAGTTATTTTTTCAAGTTGGGGCGGACCAAAACTTGATGCTGATTTTTTAGAAGCTGCACCAAATTTAAAAGCTCTCTTTTATGCTGCTGGGAGTGTTAAAAAAATTGTAACTGATGCCTCTTGGAAAAAAGGAATTAAAGTAATGAATGCAAATGAAGCCAATGCGGTACCAGTTGCGGAATATACTTTATCTCAGATTCTTTTTTCTTTAAAAAATGGTTGGCAGATGGTGAGGAAAGTAAGAAAAACTAAGACCTATCCTGATTGGCCTCATGCCAATATTAAAGGAGCCTTTGGAAGTACAGTAGGACTTATTTCTCTAAGTACTGTTGGTCGTAAAGTAAATGAACTATTAAAATATTTTGATATTAATGTTTTAGCCTATGATCCTTTTGTAGATGAAAAAGAAGCAAAAGAGTTAAATGTTGAATTATGTTCTTTAGAAGATATTTTTAAAAGGTCAGATGTTGTTTCACTTCATAGTCCATTATTAGAAGAAACAAAAGGAATGATAAAAGGAAAACATATTGCATCTATGAAAGAAAATAGGGTTTTTATTAATACAGCCCGGGGAGCTATTGTAAAAGAATTAGAAATGATCAATGTATTAAAAGAACGGCCAGATTTAACAGCTATTTTAGATGTTACTTATCCTGAACCTCCAGAAAAAGATTCTGATTTATTCCTTTTGGATAATGTTGTTTTAACACCCCATATTGCTGGAAGTGAAGGAGAAGAGACTGGTAGAATGGGAGCATATATGTTAGAAGAGTTTAAACGCTACCTTAATGGTGAAGAGTTGAAGTGGGAAGTAACTAAGGAAGCTTTTAAACATATGGCTTAA
- a CDS encoding DUF6198 family protein has protein sequence MRNVIKRYVLFFLSLVVMGLGISLVTKSDLGTSSISSIPYVLSIIYPLSFGAFTFISNVTFVLLQILILRKDFPKNQYLQLIVGPFLGLFIDLGMFLFKWISPTYYLTKLLILLIGSIVLAFGIFLQLTADVITNPGEGIVKAIAIKTGKDFGNVKVVFDSILVLIAGIFSFIAKGSILGIREGTLITAIIVGPIIKGFRKLCDSVKCNIIEKWF, from the coding sequence TTGCGAAATGTAATAAAACGCTATGTACTTTTTTTCCTTAGCTTGGTTGTAATGGGGTTGGGGATTAGTTTAGTAACTAAATCAGATTTAGGTACATCTTCTATTTCAAGTATACCCTATGTACTTAGTATAATATATCCTTTAAGTTTTGGGGCTTTTACTTTTATATCAAATGTAACCTTTGTACTCTTACAAATACTAATATTAAGAAAGGATTTTCCTAAAAATCAATACTTGCAGCTAATAGTAGGACCTTTTCTAGGCTTATTTATTGATTTGGGGATGTTTTTATTTAAATGGATTTCTCCAACCTATTATTTAACTAAGTTATTAATACTACTAATAGGAAGCATAGTTTTAGCATTTGGCATCTTCCTCCAGTTAACAGCTGATGTAATTACAAATCCTGGTGAGGGAATTGTAAAAGCTATAGCAATTAAGACTGGTAAAGACTTTGGAAACGTAAAAGTAGTTTTCGACTCCATATTAGTGTTAATAGCAGGGATCTTTTCTTTTATTGCAAAAGGTAGTATTTTGGGAATCCGTGAGGGAACTCTTATTACAGCTATTATTGTTGGACCAATAATAAAAGGTTTTAGAAAACTATGTGATAGTGTGAAATGCAATATTATTGAGAAATGGTTTTAA